In the Armatimonas rosea genome, one interval contains:
- a CDS encoding DUF2716 domain-containing protein, giving the protein MLTAEDENLVWERVETVLRPAFNWYDDVPGILAPAPSRTYTITTHYSPEGQAFFAELLRPTFCRMVPSGQRILVLDWQHPCYSVGPHLLVTDTHWPIPVLPDGDHYFFLDDSFRWGTYGHPGQQSLCIFGPLLPQVENELRDFPVLWESTK; this is encoded by the coding sequence GTGCTCACTGCCGAGGACGAAAATCTCGTGTGGGAGCGGGTCGAGACCGTACTCCGTCCCGCGTTCAATTGGTACGACGACGTACCGGGAATCCTAGCGCCAGCTCCCTCACGAACCTACACGATCACTACCCATTATTCGCCGGAAGGACAGGCATTCTTCGCCGAGCTTCTCCGGCCAACGTTTTGCAGGATGGTTCCCTCGGGACAACGAATCCTTGTCTTGGACTGGCAGCACCCTTGCTACTCAGTTGGTCCCCACCTGCTTGTCACGGATACACACTGGCCGATACCTGTTCTCCCCGATGGAGATCATTATTTTTTCCTAGACGACAGCTTTCGCTGGGGCACCTACGGCCATCCAGGACAACAAAGCCTTTGTATCTTCGGGCCACTTCTCCCTCAAGTAGAGAACGAGCTCCGTGATTTCCCGGTTCTTTGGGAGTCCACAAAATAA
- a CDS encoding NmrA/HSCARG family protein, whose product MSTKPIIAVIGATGAQGGSLVRAILSDPAGTFAVRAITRNVESEKALALAALGAEVVAANLDDLASLEAAFAGAHGAYCVTNFWEHFSTETELAQAKNLATAAKNAGVAHVIWSTLEDTRKWVPLTDDRMPTLQGKYKVPHFDAKGEANAFFADVPTTFLLTSFYWDNFIYFGMGPQRGPDGKLAITLPMGDKPLSGIAAEDIGKCAYGIFKAGAEWIGKTVGIAGDHVTGAAMATGLSGVFGEEVVYNAVPAAVYRTFGFPGADDLGNIFQFYHDFNDDFCAARSTETSKALNPELQDFTAWLAKNGERIPRN is encoded by the coding sequence ATGAGCACAAAACCTATCATTGCGGTTATTGGCGCAACCGGAGCCCAAGGTGGCAGTCTGGTTCGCGCGATCTTGAGCGATCCCGCGGGGACCTTTGCGGTTCGTGCGATCACGCGAAATGTTGAGTCGGAGAAGGCGCTGGCGCTGGCGGCGCTGGGTGCGGAGGTGGTTGCGGCTAACCTCGACGACCTAGCGAGCCTGGAGGCGGCCTTTGCGGGAGCACACGGCGCGTACTGTGTCACGAACTTCTGGGAGCACTTCTCGACCGAGACCGAGCTGGCGCAGGCGAAGAACCTGGCGACCGCGGCCAAGAACGCAGGAGTCGCCCATGTGATCTGGTCCACGCTGGAGGACACGCGCAAGTGGGTGCCTCTTACCGATGACCGGATGCCAACCCTTCAGGGCAAGTACAAGGTTCCCCACTTCGATGCTAAGGGCGAGGCCAATGCGTTCTTCGCCGATGTCCCCACGACGTTCTTGCTGACGTCGTTCTACTGGGATAACTTTATCTACTTTGGAATGGGCCCCCAGCGCGGCCCCGATGGCAAGCTGGCCATCACGCTCCCCATGGGCGACAAGCCCCTCTCGGGGATCGCGGCGGAGGATATCGGAAAGTGCGCCTACGGGATCTTCAAAGCGGGCGCGGAGTGGATCGGCAAGACTGTCGGTATCGCGGGCGATCACGTCACGGGCGCGGCAATGGCAACCGGGCTAAGTGGCGTCTTTGGTGAGGAAGTAGTCTACAACGCGGTTCCCGCAGCGGTCTACCGTACCTTTGGCTTCCCCGGCGCCGACGACCTGGGCAATATATTCCAGTTCTACCACGACTTCAACGACGACTTCTGCGCCGCACGGAGCACGGAGACCTCGAAAGCGCTCAACCCTGAGCTTCAGGACTTCACCGCCTGGCTCGCAAAAAACGGCGAGCGCATCCCGCGCAACTAA
- the tnpA gene encoding IS200/IS605 family transposase gives MAYLTRFRGMKRSKILIPLHLVWTTKHREPWITSDIERQVHRVIVAEATKQKARVTAINSMPDHVHLAVMFPATISVAVFMKQVKGASSALLRAELCHGQMRHWQEGYGAFAFQIGLMSRVVAYIKNQKEHHGDETTWPSLETTTEEVAPPGGRSARSVTSEEFSTPRTNLPA, from the coding sequence ATGGCCTATCTCACCCGTTTTAGGGGCATGAAGCGAAGTAAAATCCTCATCCCGCTCCATCTGGTATGGACAACAAAACACCGTGAACCCTGGATCACATCAGACATTGAGCGCCAGGTCCACCGGGTTATCGTCGCTGAAGCGACAAAACAGAAGGCGCGTGTGACGGCGATCAACAGTATGCCAGACCACGTTCATCTAGCGGTGATGTTTCCGGCGACGATCTCAGTGGCAGTGTTTATGAAACAGGTTAAAGGGGCCAGCTCGGCGCTGCTCCGAGCGGAGCTTTGCCATGGGCAAATGAGGCATTGGCAGGAGGGATACGGAGCTTTCGCTTTCCAGATCGGCTTGATGAGCCGTGTCGTGGCCTATATCAAGAATCAGAAAGAGCACCACGGAGACGAAACCACGTGGCCAAGCCTCGAAACGACTACCGAGGAAGTTGCCCCGCCCGGAGGGCGTTCGGCGCGAAGCGTCACCAGCGAGGAATTTTCAACTCCTCGCACGAACCTACCGGCATGA
- a CDS encoding sialidase family protein: MTTLYSSELIFPLGKLHSHSSSIVEFPRGQLLVCWYMGSGERKADDVRIMGATKPLKGGTWSKPFVLADTPGFPDTNCVLAVNGDGRLWLFYGTQLDNNWESTLLKYKVGRKVGQWDDMGVVPLKPGDEEFPAEVRAKLPAVLAAYPELERYRGELLAMADNKLKRRMGWMGRCKPMVEGKRMLLPLYSDGYNFSLVAITDDAGGTWRCSKPLIGPGAVQPSLVRRKDGTIVAFCRNNGPAPQRMLVSESSDNGVTWTVATHNALLNPGSSVDILKLKDTRWLLCYNDTEDGRHQLAVSVSEDEGKTWGKTQHLDEAEVASKSYPSLLQASDGSVHITYSFSSSGGEAIKHVVLSPP, from the coding sequence ATGACAACGCTGTATTCCTCTGAGCTGATCTTTCCCCTCGGCAAGCTGCATAGCCATAGCAGTAGTATCGTCGAGTTTCCCCGCGGCCAGCTGCTGGTCTGCTGGTACATGGGCTCGGGCGAGCGCAAGGCCGACGATGTTCGCATCATGGGGGCGACCAAGCCGCTCAAGGGAGGCACTTGGTCCAAGCCCTTTGTCCTGGCCGACACGCCGGGCTTTCCCGATACGAACTGTGTGCTTGCGGTCAATGGCGACGGGCGGCTCTGGCTGTTTTATGGGACCCAGCTGGATAACAACTGGGAGAGCACGCTGCTCAAGTATAAAGTGGGGCGCAAGGTTGGGCAGTGGGACGACATGGGGGTGGTGCCGCTGAAGCCCGGCGACGAGGAGTTCCCTGCCGAGGTGCGCGCCAAGCTTCCCGCGGTGCTGGCGGCCTATCCGGAGCTGGAGAGGTACCGCGGCGAGCTGCTGGCGATGGCCGACAACAAGCTCAAGCGGCGCATGGGCTGGATGGGGCGCTGCAAGCCGATGGTCGAGGGCAAGCGGATGCTGCTGCCGCTCTACTCCGATGGCTACAACTTCTCCCTGGTCGCCATCACCGACGATGCAGGGGGGACATGGCGCTGCTCGAAGCCGCTGATCGGGCCGGGAGCCGTGCAGCCGAGCTTGGTGCGCCGCAAAGACGGTACGATTGTCGCGTTTTGTCGCAACAACGGCCCCGCGCCGCAGCGCATGCTGGTGAGTGAGTCCAGCGACAACGGCGTGACATGGACCGTCGCGACCCACAATGCGCTCCTCAACCCCGGCTCGAGTGTGGACATCCTCAAGCTCAAAGACACCCGCTGGCTCTTGTGCTACAACGACACGGAGGACGGTCGCCACCAGCTCGCGGTCTCGGTCTCAGAGGATGAAGGCAAGACGTGGGGGAAGACACAGCACCTAGATGAGGCTGAGGTGGCCAGTAAGTCCTACCCGTCGCTTCTGCAAGCATCGGATGGCTCGGTGCATATCACGTATAGTTTTAGTAGCTCAGGCGGCGAGGCGATCAAGCACGTCGTGCTCAGTCCACCTTGA
- the dacB gene encoding D-alanyl-D-alanine carboxypeptidase/D-alanyl-D-alanine endopeptidase → MLAPLLCLATLVPLQAPAPIAARLERTLAAPSLKPATVGVRVVSLDSGKLLFERNSDKSLMPASNMKIVTCSATLALLGPSFSYTTGVYASGDDLILKGSGDPSLDFARLKTLAAAVKAAGVTELKGRLLYDASVFDTDVLGEGWQWDDEEFYYSAQVSGLSCDENVALVIVKPGAVGEAPTVEASPYFTVENKATTSDGKEQALSVSRKRGLNTLVITGTLGAKAEPKRTAITVEDPAPFAAFRFAEALRAAGVTVSESVVLAPGKTPDGAMPVASSVSKPLSQLAADFMKPSDNLFGECFLKTLGAIKGKKGSTSEGARVVREWLKSRNIPLAGFYQADGSGLSRMNLVTAQLLMGILRDRAGDANFRAALPIGGVDGTLKSRFKNTPAANNVRAKTGTLTGASSLSGYVTTKAGERLAFSILMNHYDREGGSSVARSLQDALVITLLDLPARR, encoded by the coding sequence ATGCTTGCTCCGCTCCTCTGTCTCGCTACCCTTGTGCCGCTCCAAGCTCCCGCTCCGATTGCCGCCCGCCTGGAGAGAACCCTTGCGGCTCCGAGCCTGAAACCGGCGACGGTTGGGGTGCGGGTCGTCTCGCTGGACTCTGGCAAGCTACTCTTTGAGCGCAACTCGGATAAGTCCCTAATGCCGGCATCCAACATGAAGATCGTCACCTGCTCCGCCACACTTGCGCTATTAGGGCCCAGTTTTAGCTACACCACAGGGGTCTACGCCAGCGGCGACGACTTGATTTTAAAAGGAAGCGGCGATCCCTCGCTGGACTTTGCGCGGCTCAAGACACTTGCCGCGGCGGTGAAGGCAGCAGGAGTGACGGAGCTCAAGGGACGGCTCCTCTACGATGCGTCGGTCTTCGATACCGACGTCCTAGGCGAGGGGTGGCAGTGGGACGACGAGGAGTTTTACTACTCGGCGCAGGTCTCCGGCCTCTCGTGCGACGAGAATGTCGCGCTGGTGATTGTCAAACCGGGCGCAGTCGGCGAGGCCCCGACCGTCGAGGCCAGCCCGTACTTCACGGTGGAGAACAAAGCGACCACCAGCGACGGCAAGGAGCAAGCGCTCTCGGTGAGCCGTAAGCGGGGGCTCAATACGCTGGTCATCACAGGCACGCTGGGGGCGAAGGCTGAGCCCAAGCGCACCGCGATCACGGTCGAGGACCCCGCGCCCTTCGCGGCGTTTCGCTTCGCCGAGGCGCTCCGTGCGGCAGGGGTCACCGTCTCCGAGAGTGTTGTTCTGGCTCCCGGTAAGACTCCCGACGGCGCGATGCCGGTGGCGAGCTCGGTCTCCAAGCCACTCTCGCAGCTCGCCGCGGACTTCATGAAGCCCTCCGACAACCTCTTTGGTGAGTGCTTCCTCAAGACTCTCGGGGCGATCAAGGGCAAGAAAGGCTCGACCTCCGAGGGCGCAAGAGTGGTCCGAGAGTGGCTCAAGTCCCGCAACATCCCGCTCGCAGGCTTCTACCAGGCCGACGGCTCCGGGCTCTCCCGGATGAACCTCGTTACCGCGCAGCTCCTGATGGGAATCTTGCGAGACCGCGCAGGGGATGCAAATTTCCGCGCTGCCTTGCCCATTGGTGGGGTGGACGGTACCCTGAAGAGTCGCTTCAAGAACACCCCTGCGGCCAACAACGTTCGTGCCAAGACCGGAACGCTCACCGGGGCATCGTCGCTGTCTGGTTATGTCACGACAAAAGCGGGCGAGCGGCTCGCGTTTTCTATCCTCATGAACCACTACGACCGCGAAGGCGGCTCGTCGGTGGCCCGCTCCCTACAAGATGCGCTGGTGATCACCCTGCTTGACCTGCCCGCTCGGCGCTGA
- a CDS encoding redoxin domain-containing protein: MRPLLLALFLLLSSLCLADDTPGHSSHGSAFDSGMRTKPWVIKGIGDTPFPITSKGPEVQKWFDQGNALLHSFWFEEAERSFRWCLKLDPENPMAYWSLARCGFNWFTVGVPNYDDKNFDRYKAFLSEAVRRKSKVSERERMYIEAWEKTYAPLEKNRAKTMCAALQQIVIRFPDDIEAKSLLALYNIGQGSAFANELLIQQVLAKNPMHPGAHHASIHNWDGVSSDQAIRSCELYGKSAPDIGHAMHMPGHIYSKIGMWHEAAIAMDSATRTELRYMNDRLALPFETWNYPHNRNYLCYIQEQLGMAQASLQGSADMLAAPRDPEYNPAETGAIVGQGLEARIRALIKFERWNQILAPNGIEWNDKNDDGKLVRAFAEALALSGTGKNFEARERVTTLRSLLEKLKATAPPGTPIPSPSPLDLMADIADGIVSLGEGSVLDGQRKLLNAAEMEQKFRDKGEYQNDPPGQAWPVMRILGDHYRKSGDNKLAISCYEQALKNEPNDGFSLSGLALAHFYNGNREKATVYAGRLSYVWSQADPNLKWLEDVKKLGLDAKPIAQTPRPERLYQPKTLDTIGPMNWQPFQAPSLQVVDRSGKKVSLQDYKGKNVILVFFLGDACVHCVGQLKSLNDKSADFEEQNTVILAVCSQTPAKLKASKALDQASIKFLSDNAHENARRFSSYDDFEEIELHSTILIDKAGRVRWKRTGGDPFTNLDFLMGELKRVNKSK, encoded by the coding sequence ATGCGCCCCTTATTGCTGGCCCTGTTCCTACTGCTATCTTCCCTCTGCCTCGCCGACGACACGCCGGGGCACTCCAGCCACGGATCTGCATTTGATTCGGGAATGCGGACCAAGCCGTGGGTCATCAAGGGAATTGGCGATACTCCGTTTCCGATTACCTCCAAGGGCCCCGAGGTCCAGAAGTGGTTCGACCAGGGCAACGCCCTGCTCCACTCCTTCTGGTTCGAGGAGGCTGAGCGCTCCTTCCGCTGGTGCCTCAAGCTGGACCCCGAGAATCCCATGGCCTACTGGAGCCTGGCGCGCTGCGGATTCAACTGGTTCACGGTGGGGGTGCCCAACTACGACGATAAAAACTTCGACCGGTATAAAGCATTTCTGAGCGAGGCAGTGCGCCGCAAGAGCAAGGTGAGCGAGCGGGAGCGGATGTACATCGAGGCGTGGGAGAAGACCTACGCGCCGCTGGAGAAGAATCGCGCCAAGACCATGTGTGCGGCGCTCCAGCAGATCGTGATTCGGTTCCCCGATGATATTGAGGCCAAGAGTCTTCTAGCCCTCTACAACATCGGGCAGGGGAGCGCGTTTGCCAATGAGCTGCTGATCCAGCAGGTGCTCGCCAAGAACCCCATGCATCCGGGGGCGCACCACGCCAGCATCCACAACTGGGACGGGGTCTCGTCGGATCAGGCGATTCGGAGCTGCGAGCTCTACGGCAAGTCCGCCCCCGATATCGGCCACGCGATGCACATGCCTGGCCATATCTACAGCAAGATCGGCATGTGGCACGAGGCTGCCATCGCCATGGACTCCGCGACTCGCACCGAGCTGCGGTACATGAACGACCGCTTGGCGCTGCCCTTCGAGACCTGGAACTACCCGCACAACCGCAACTACCTCTGCTACATCCAGGAGCAGCTCGGCATGGCACAGGCCTCGCTCCAAGGCTCCGCCGACATGCTAGCCGCCCCGCGCGACCCGGAGTACAACCCGGCGGAGACAGGCGCGATCGTGGGCCAGGGACTTGAGGCACGGATCCGCGCCCTGATCAAGTTCGAGCGCTGGAACCAGATCCTCGCCCCCAACGGCATCGAGTGGAACGATAAAAACGACGATGGCAAGCTGGTCCGGGCATTTGCGGAAGCGCTTGCCCTCAGCGGTACCGGCAAGAACTTCGAGGCCCGGGAGCGGGTGACAACTCTCCGCTCGCTCTTGGAGAAGCTCAAGGCCACAGCGCCTCCCGGCACGCCGATTCCGTCACCGTCGCCGCTGGACCTGATGGCCGATATCGCCGATGGGATCGTGAGCCTCGGGGAGGGGAGTGTACTCGATGGCCAGCGCAAGCTGCTCAATGCCGCCGAGATGGAGCAAAAATTCCGAGACAAGGGCGAGTACCAGAACGATCCGCCCGGGCAAGCCTGGCCAGTCATGCGCATCCTGGGCGATCACTACCGCAAGAGCGGCGATAACAAGCTCGCCATCAGCTGCTACGAGCAGGCGCTCAAAAACGAGCCCAACGATGGTTTCTCGCTCTCTGGGCTGGCGCTGGCGCACTTCTACAATGGAAATCGGGAGAAGGCGACGGTCTACGCGGGCCGGCTCTCCTATGTCTGGTCCCAGGCTGATCCGAATCTGAAGTGGCTTGAGGACGTGAAGAAGCTCGGTCTGGATGCCAAGCCGATCGCGCAGACACCGCGGCCGGAGCGGCTCTACCAGCCAAAGACCCTAGACACCATTGGTCCGATGAACTGGCAGCCGTTCCAGGCACCGAGTCTTCAGGTCGTGGACCGGAGCGGCAAGAAGGTCAGCCTCCAAGACTACAAGGGTAAGAATGTCATCCTGGTGTTCTTCCTCGGAGATGCCTGTGTCCACTGTGTCGGGCAGCTCAAGTCCCTCAACGACAAGAGCGCGGACTTCGAAGAGCAGAACACAGTGATCTTGGCGGTGTGTAGCCAGACTCCGGCGAAGCTGAAGGCATCGAAGGCGCTGGACCAGGCAAGCATCAAGTTCCTCTCGGACAACGCCCATGAAAACGCCCGCCGGTTCTCGTCGTACGATGACTTCGAGGAGATCGAGCTCCACTCCACCATCCTGATCGACAAGGCGGGCCGTGTCCGCTGGAAGCGAACGGGTGGCGATCCGTTCACCAACCTCGACTTCCTGATGGGCGAGCTCAAGCGCGTCAATAAATCGAAGTAA
- a CDS encoding FAD-dependent oxidoreductase gives MSQSPFPRLFSPWSVRGVTMKNRVVISGHFAGWWVDGGLPSAAFEAYIEERAKGGVGLFVIGATSPMPGSGWMQNVSEEIIPRYAALAAAGHRHGMKVFAQLCHPGFHPLPGVPIFGPIPSTPPTGPRGKSAPKKVPTITELQELIAAHAAAARRAAAGGVDGLELHAHESFLHSQMLNPHWNTRTDEYGGFVGGERFLRETLVAMRQAIGEDLPLGVRVKLDDMEQRGNTPEVYRGLVHRLEADGLVDYVITTGGDARFHHGPTPRPEGEWLPLAAELRKVTKLPLLHAGRIVTAQQAEDALAAGWLDAVCMTKAHICDPHHAKKAQEGRLDDIRYCTRCLQSCHGAMDRMTCVYNPLTSREAIPGWSELVPAEKRKRVVVVGAGPAGMEAALTAHDRGHEVIVLERSGQIGGQVLLAAASPLRKPWARIAEYYQRQAKKLDVRLGTSATPESILALQPDCVIVATGSRPVRFPETLTVHEALQGAVGSAKRVLIFDREGSNRALTACDALSAQGKEVVFVTALPALRGTGDTMLLDEFLQHFRQRGVTFHPGYELVEQCPITLRHVDTAEELVLDGIEAIVATIGSTPESSLTHALRESGVELYTIGDANLPQTVEAATYQGARIGRRV, from the coding sequence ATGAGCCAGTCACCGTTTCCCCGTCTCTTCTCGCCCTGGAGTGTCCGTGGCGTGACGATGAAAAACCGTGTCGTGATCAGCGGGCACTTTGCCGGCTGGTGGGTCGATGGCGGGCTACCGTCGGCGGCGTTTGAGGCCTATATCGAGGAGCGTGCCAAGGGTGGGGTCGGGCTGTTTGTGATCGGGGCGACCTCCCCGATGCCGGGCTCGGGCTGGATGCAGAATGTGTCGGAGGAGATCATCCCGCGCTACGCCGCGCTGGCGGCGGCGGGACACCGGCATGGGATGAAGGTCTTTGCCCAGCTCTGCCATCCGGGGTTCCATCCGCTTCCGGGGGTTCCGATCTTTGGCCCGATTCCCAGTACCCCACCGACCGGTCCGCGCGGCAAGAGTGCGCCAAAAAAAGTGCCCACAATCACCGAGCTCCAGGAGCTGATCGCGGCCCACGCGGCGGCGGCGCGGCGGGCGGCGGCGGGCGGGGTTGATGGGCTGGAGCTCCACGCCCACGAGTCGTTTCTCCACTCCCAGATGCTCAACCCCCACTGGAACACCCGCACCGACGAGTACGGGGGCTTTGTCGGCGGCGAGCGCTTCCTGCGAGAGACCCTGGTCGCGATGCGGCAAGCGATTGGCGAGGATCTGCCGCTGGGCGTGCGGGTAAAGCTCGATGACATGGAGCAGCGCGGCAACACGCCTGAGGTCTACCGCGGTTTGGTGCACCGGCTGGAGGCAGACGGCCTCGTAGACTACGTCATCACGACGGGCGGCGATGCGCGTTTTCACCATGGCCCCACCCCCAGGCCCGAGGGTGAGTGGCTGCCACTGGCGGCGGAGCTGAGAAAGGTGACCAAGCTTCCTCTACTCCATGCCGGGCGGATCGTCACCGCGCAGCAGGCAGAGGATGCGCTCGCAGCGGGCTGGCTCGATGCGGTCTGCATGACCAAGGCCCATATCTGCGACCCGCACCATGCCAAAAAAGCGCAGGAGGGCAGGCTCGACGACATCCGCTACTGCACGCGTTGCTTGCAGTCTTGCCACGGGGCGATGGACCGCATGACCTGTGTCTACAACCCGCTCACCAGCCGCGAGGCGATTCCCGGCTGGTCGGAGCTGGTTCCGGCGGAGAAGAGGAAGCGGGTTGTCGTCGTGGGTGCGGGACCCGCGGGCATGGAAGCCGCGCTCACCGCCCACGACCGCGGCCACGAGGTGATCGTCCTAGAGCGTAGCGGCCAGATCGGGGGGCAAGTGCTGCTTGCCGCCGCGTCCCCGCTCCGTAAGCCCTGGGCTCGCATCGCCGAGTACTACCAGCGCCAGGCGAAAAAGCTGGACGTGCGCCTTGGCACCAGCGCCACCCCCGAGAGTATCCTCGCCCTCCAGCCCGACTGCGTGATTGTCGCCACCGGCTCGCGCCCCGTGCGCTTCCCCGAGACCCTGACGGTCCACGAGGCGCTACAAGGGGCGGTCGGGAGTGCCAAGCGTGTGCTGATCTTCGACCGCGAGGGCTCCAATCGCGCCCTCACCGCGTGCGATGCCCTCTCGGCACAGGGAAAAGAGGTGGTCTTTGTGACCGCGCTCCCCGCCCTCCGCGGCACCGGCGACACCATGCTCCTGGATGAGTTTCTCCAGCACTTCCGCCAGCGCGGCGTCACGTTCCATCCTGGCTACGAGCTGGTCGAGCAGTGCCCGATCACCCTGCGCCATGTCGATACCGCGGAGGAGCTCGTGCTCGACGGCATCGAGGCGATTGTCGCCACCATCGGCT